In the genome of Takifugu rubripes chromosome 18, fTakRub1.2, whole genome shotgun sequence, one region contains:
- the lum gene encoding lumican isoform X2 — protein sequence MCPLRVPLLAALISLALCQYYDYDYQPASILGPSGPNCNQDCDCPISFPSAMYCDSRKLKAVPVVPSGIKYLYLQNNQIDAIKAGVFDNVTDTLRWLILDNNQITNDKIEKGTIDKLTALEKLFFSFNNLTEPVIPPSKSLDELKMMHNMLSKFPGGLLSDKENLTSINLQFNQLTSDAIAGAFTGPKKLFSLDVSHNKLKKLPAGVPSTLVILYADYNDIAGVAAGYLGKLPGLQYLRLSHNKLEDSGIPAGVFNATSLVELDLSFNKLQSIPEINEKLEHLYLQANEINKFDLSSFCKYVTPTDFSHLKHLRLDGNNVTYNSMPPDYVTCLREASDIIFE from the exons ATGTGTCCTCTCCGTGTACCTCTTTTGGCTGCATTGATCAGCCTGGCCCTGTGCCAGTATTATGACTACGACTACCAGCCTGCTTCCATCTTGGGACCCTCAGGGCCCAACTGCAATCAAGATTGCGACTGCCCCATCAGCTTCCCTAGCGCCATGTATTGTGACAGCCGCAAACTGAAGGCTGTTCCCGTCGTCCCATCAGGGATCAAATACCTCTACCTCCAGAACAACCAGATAGATGCGATCAAGGCGGGTGTTTTTGACAACGTAACCGATACCCTCCGCTGGCTGATACTTGACAACAACCAGATTACCAATGACAAGATCGAAAAGGGCACAATCGACAAACTCACCGCCCTGGAGAAGCTATTCTTCAGCTTCAACAACCTGACGGAGCCAGTCATCCCTCCATCAAAGTCTCTTGATGAGCTGAAGATGATGCACAATATGTTGTCCAAATTCCCTGGGGGACTGCTGTCTGACAAGGAGAATCTGACCTCCATCAATCTCCAGTTCAATCAGCTGACCTCAGATGCCATTGCGGGGGCCTTCACAGGGCCGAAGAAACTGTTTTCTCTGGATGTGAGCCACAACAAGCTGAAGAAGCTGCCTGCTGGAGTCCCCAGCACACTGGTAATCCTCTACGCTGACTACAATGACATTGCGGGTGTGGCGGCAGGATACCTGGGCAAACTGCCCGGGCTTCAGTACCTGAGGCTCTCGCACAACAAGCTTGAGGACTCTGGAATTCCCGCTGGAGTGTTCAATGCAACATCCCTGGTGGAGCTGGACCTGTCCTTTAACAAACTGCAGTCCATCCCTGAGATCAATGAGAAGCTGGAGCATCTCTACCTCCAGGCCAATGAGATTAACA AGTTCGACCTGTCAAGTTTCTGCAAGTACGTCACACCTACCGACTTCTCCCACCTGAAGCACCTGCGCCTCGACGGCAACAACGTGACGTACAACAGCATGCCCCCCGACTACGTCACCTGCCTGCGCGAAGCTTCAGATATCATATTCGAATGA
- the lum gene encoding lumican isoform X1: MQPAKTSPLRPIAFFHHCFPIFPFLSPPPLSVFPSVFFSRDFQLLNTTLFLPTGPPAPRTRRERSTGAMCPLRVPLLAALISLALCQYYDYDYQPASILGPSGPNCNQDCDCPISFPSAMYCDSRKLKAVPVVPSGIKYLYLQNNQIDAIKAGVFDNVTDTLRWLILDNNQITNDKIEKGTIDKLTALEKLFFSFNNLTEPVIPPSKSLDELKMMHNMLSKFPGGLLSDKENLTSINLQFNQLTSDAIAGAFTGPKKLFSLDVSHNKLKKLPAGVPSTLVILYADYNDIAGVAAGYLGKLPGLQYLRLSHNKLEDSGIPAGVFNATSLVELDLSFNKLQSIPEINEKLEHLYLQANEINKFDLSSFCKYVTPTDFSHLKHLRLDGNNVTYNSMPPDYVTCLREASDIIFE, translated from the exons ATGCAGCCTGCTAAAACCTCCCCCCTCCGTCCCATTGCTTTTTTCCATCACTGTTTCCCCAtcttcccctttctctctcctccccctctctcagtCTTTCCCTCTGTGTTTTTCTCCAGAGACTTCCAGCTTTTGAACACCACACTGTTCTTACCTACTGGCCCTCCAGCCCCACGCACACGAAGAGAGCGAAGCACAG GAGCCATGTGTCCTCTCCGTGTACCTCTTTTGGCTGCATTGATCAGCCTGGCCCTGTGCCAGTATTATGACTACGACTACCAGCCTGCTTCCATCTTGGGACCCTCAGGGCCCAACTGCAATCAAGATTGCGACTGCCCCATCAGCTTCCCTAGCGCCATGTATTGTGACAGCCGCAAACTGAAGGCTGTTCCCGTCGTCCCATCAGGGATCAAATACCTCTACCTCCAGAACAACCAGATAGATGCGATCAAGGCGGGTGTTTTTGACAACGTAACCGATACCCTCCGCTGGCTGATACTTGACAACAACCAGATTACCAATGACAAGATCGAAAAGGGCACAATCGACAAACTCACCGCCCTGGAGAAGCTATTCTTCAGCTTCAACAACCTGACGGAGCCAGTCATCCCTCCATCAAAGTCTCTTGATGAGCTGAAGATGATGCACAATATGTTGTCCAAATTCCCTGGGGGACTGCTGTCTGACAAGGAGAATCTGACCTCCATCAATCTCCAGTTCAATCAGCTGACCTCAGATGCCATTGCGGGGGCCTTCACAGGGCCGAAGAAACTGTTTTCTCTGGATGTGAGCCACAACAAGCTGAAGAAGCTGCCTGCTGGAGTCCCCAGCACACTGGTAATCCTCTACGCTGACTACAATGACATTGCGGGTGTGGCGGCAGGATACCTGGGCAAACTGCCCGGGCTTCAGTACCTGAGGCTCTCGCACAACAAGCTTGAGGACTCTGGAATTCCCGCTGGAGTGTTCAATGCAACATCCCTGGTGGAGCTGGACCTGTCCTTTAACAAACTGCAGTCCATCCCTGAGATCAATGAGAAGCTGGAGCATCTCTACCTCCAGGCCAATGAGATTAACA AGTTCGACCTGTCAAGTTTCTGCAAGTACGTCACACCTACCGACTTCTCCCACCTGAAGCACCTGCGCCTCGACGGCAACAACGTGACGTACAACAGCATGCCCCCCGACTACGTCACCTGCCTGCGCGAAGCTTCAGATATCATATTCGAATGA